The Kribbella jejuensis region CGGGGCCGGCTGTCAGTGCGTAGATCAGCCCACCGAGTCCGAGGACGGCGAGCAGCGCGCCGGCAATGTCGACCGACAACGGTCGGCGGGCACGGCTGCTTTCCGGTACGCCGCGCAGTACCCACAACGCGGCGGCGATCAGCGGGATATTGAGGAGGAACACGTACCGCCAGGAGCCGTGGTCGATCAGCCAGCCGCCGCCGTACGGGCCGAGCGTCGTACCGAGCGTCGACACGCCCGCCCAGACGCCGATCCCGCGGGCCCGGTCCTCCGGCCGGAGGGTGCCGTTGAGCAAGGCGAGGCTGCTCGGAACGACCATCGCGCCGCCCGCTCCTTGCACGACGCGGGCCGCGATCAGCGCCCCGATGTTCGGGGCAGCCGCGCAACACAGCGACGCGATCAGCATGACCGCGAGACCGGCCACGAGGATCCGGCGCCAGCCGAAGTGGTCGGCGAGGGCGCCGGCCAGCAGCAACATCGAGGCGACGGTGACCAGGTAGCCGGTGAGAACCCACTGCAGCCCACTCACGCCGGTATCGAGATCACGACCGATCGCCGGGATCGCGACGTTGATCATGTACGCGTCGATGAAGCCGACCGTCGACGCCAACACGGTCGCCGTCACGAGCAACGCCCCGGCTCGTCCGCGCAGCGCAATCCCCGCCGCCGCCCGCTCGTCCCGGGTGGTCATGACAGACCCGGGTCGTTCGGATGCGGGCTCAGCTCGGTCACCTCGTCGGTTCGCCAGATCCGCAGCGGCATCGAGGCCAGCACGTTCTCCAGGTCCTCAGCGTCGTCGGCGACGAACAGTCCGAGGGTCCGCCACTCCCCCGGCGCCAGCGGCGGGCGCCACAACCGCTTCACCCGGCCCTGCCCGGCGAGCTCGGCGGTGTGCGCAGCCTCCCGGGCCCGGACCTCGGCAACCTCGGCGTCGGTGACCCCCTCCGGCACCCGGGTGGTCATCGTGACCAGAAATTCCATCTCCAGCCTCCGGCTCGTGGATGTTCCCGGGACCACCATCCGCCCGCCCGGCCCGTTACCGCCCCAGTGACAGACCCTGGTCGGTGCAGACCAGGGACACTCACTGGCTTCGCGGGCGCGTGACCGGGCTCAGGCTGAGGTCAACCGAAGGGAGTGCGAGATGGACAGCAAGCGCGAGTACGACGCGATCGTGCTCGGCGCCGGTGCGCCGGGAGAGCATTGCGCCGCGACGTTGGCCAAGGGTGGCGCGCGGGTCGCCGTCGTCGAGCGCGAGCTGCTCGGGGGCGAGTGTTCGTACTGGGCCTGCATCCCGTCGAAGACCCTGCTACGTCCGGGTGAGGCGCTGGCCGAGGCGCTCGACGCACCCGGCGCTCGCGAGGCCGTCACCGGCCGGCTCGACGTGCGGGCGGCGTTGGCGTGGCGCGACTTCATGGTGTCGAGCTACGACGACTCCGGTCAGGTCGCGTGGGCCAAGGACGCCGGGATCGACGTACTGCGCGGCAACGGACGGCTCGCCGGACCGCACACGGTGGCTGTCGACGACCGTACGTATACCGCCGACGCGATCGTGGTCGCCACCGGCGCCGACCCGATCATCCCGCCGGTGCCCGGGCTGCGGGACCTGCCCGGCGTGTGGACGAACCGCGACGTCACCGGCCTGGTCGACGTGCCGGATCGGCTGCTCGTCCTCGGTGGCGGTGCGACCGGGGTCGAGATGAGTCAGGCGCTGGCCCGGATGGGCTCGCACGTCACGCTGCTCGAACGCGACGAGCACCTGCTGCCGCGGGAGCCCCGAGCCGTCGGCGCGGCGGTCGCGGAGGCGCTGATCGCCGACAACGTCGACGTTCGCGTCGGTACCGGCGCGGAGCGGGTCACGCTGGCGGGATCGTCGTACGTCATCGACCTCAGCGACGGGACGCAGGTGTCGGGCGATCGCGTCCTGGTCGCGACCGGCCGCCGGCCGCGGGTGGACGGCATCGGGCTGGAGACCGTCGGCATCGAGGCGAACCCGCACGGCATCGCGGTCGACGACACGTTGCTCGCGGCACCGGGGATCTGGGCGATCGGCGACGTCACGGGCCTGTGGCAACTGACCCACGTCGGCGAGTACCAGGGACGAGTTGCCGCGAGCAACATCCTTGGCACCCCGCGGAAGGCGGACTACCGAGCCGTGCCGCGAGTCGTGTACTGCTATCCGCAAGCAGCTTCGGTCGGCGCCGCGGACGGTCCGTACTCGAGCACCATCCAGCTCTCGGGCGTGCCACGGACTTCGACGTACCTGCGTTCGTACGACACCCAGCCGGGGTTCCTGACGTTGATCTCGGACGGCACTCTGATCACCGGCGCGTACGCCGTCGGTCCCGAGGCCGGCGAGTGGCTCCAACAGGCCACGCTGGCGATCCGGGCGAAGGTCCCGCTACCGGTACTGCTCGACGTCATCCAGCCGTTCCCGACGTTCTCCGAGGCGTTCCTGCAAGCGCTCAGAGCACTCCCCTAGTTGGACAGGCTGCCCAGCACGCGTGACGGCGGTGCGACGAACGAGTCGTGGGGCAAGCCCTCCAGTGCCCCGCGCATCGCCGACTCCCACAGCGGCCCGGCTGTCCCGGAGCCCGTGGGGTCGGCGATGTCCTCGCCGTTCAGCTTGTGGCCGTACATCAGGTTCGTGTACGGCGGGGTCCCGTCGGCGACGACCGCCGCCGCCGCGAGGTTCGGGGTGTAGCCGGAGAACCACACGGCCAGGTTGTTGTTGATCGTGCCGGTCTTGCCGGCCAGGTCCCAGCTGCCGAAGCTCAGGTTGCCGCCGGTACCACCGGGCTGCATCACCGCGCTGAGCACCCGGTTCACGCCGTCCGCGACCCACGGCTCGAGGACCTGCTTGCATGCCTGGCCGGGGGTCGCGAGGCTCTTGCCGTTCTCGTCGGTGATCGACGTGACCAGCAGCGGCGCGCAGTAGACACCGCGGTCGGCGAACGTCGCGTACGCGTTCGACAGCATCAGCGGGGTCACGTACCCGACGCCGAGCGTCATCGAGACGACCTGGTCGAGCGGGCGCAGCGTCTGCGCGTTGTACATCCCGAGCTTGGCCGCGATGGTCGCGATCGAACACAGTCCGGTCTTGCGGGACAGCTGCAGGAAGTACGTGTTCACGGAGTACCGGGCGGCGTCGACCATGGTGAAGTCGCCGCTCTTGGTCGAGTTCTTCGGCGTGTAGTCCTGGTCCCGGGTCCAGCCGTCGCAGGTCCGGTACGGGACC contains the following coding sequences:
- a CDS encoding dihydrolipoyl dehydrogenase family protein: MDSKREYDAIVLGAGAPGEHCAATLAKGGARVAVVERELLGGECSYWACIPSKTLLRPGEALAEALDAPGAREAVTGRLDVRAALAWRDFMVSSYDDSGQVAWAKDAGIDVLRGNGRLAGPHTVAVDDRTYTADAIVVATGADPIIPPVPGLRDLPGVWTNRDVTGLVDVPDRLLVLGGGATGVEMSQALARMGSHVTLLERDEHLLPREPRAVGAAVAEALIADNVDVRVGTGAERVTLAGSSYVIDLSDGTQVSGDRVLVATGRRPRVDGIGLETVGIEANPHGIAVDDTLLAAPGIWAIGDVTGLWQLTHVGEYQGRVAASNILGTPRKADYRAVPRVVYCYPQAASVGAADGPYSSTIQLSGVPRTSTYLRSYDTQPGFLTLISDGTLITGAYAVGPEAGEWLQQATLAIRAKVPLPVLLDVIQPFPTFSEAFLQALRALP
- a CDS encoding muconolactone Delta-isomerase family protein is translated as MEFLVTMTTRVPEGVTDAEVAEVRAREAAHTAELAGQGRVKRLWRPPLAPGEWRTLGLFVADDAEDLENVLASMPLRIWRTDEVTELSPHPNDPGLS